From the genome of Oikeobacillus pervagus, one region includes:
- a CDS encoding ABC transporter substrate-binding protein: MRKKLVSALVLLLVLSAALIGCTSSKTDGKNSGGSKGGNTLIYGKGGDADKLDPAVVTDGESLIVTEQILETIVDFDKDSTEIVPGLAKKWNISEDGLTYTFELEEGIKFHDGTDFNAEAVVKNFERWAKSKDEAQFAYYKSQFGGFEGEESAVIKEVKAVDKHKVEFTLSRPQGPFLKNLAMSPFAISSPAAIEKFGDKYKENPVGTGPFKFESWKRNDTITVVKNEDYWKKGLPKVDKVIFKVIEDNSARLNALIKGELDLIDGLNPSDVGKVKETKDLKIFERPSMNVGYLGFNVEKEPFNNVKVRQALNHAVNKEALIKNCFFAV, translated from the coding sequence GTGAGAAAGAAGTTAGTAAGTGCTCTAGTATTATTATTAGTTTTATCCGCTGCACTTATAGGCTGTACATCATCTAAAACAGATGGCAAAAACAGCGGAGGATCCAAAGGGGGAAATACATTAATATACGGTAAAGGCGGCGATGCGGATAAATTAGACCCAGCTGTTGTAACAGATGGTGAATCCCTAATCGTCACGGAACAAATTCTCGAAACAATAGTTGATTTTGACAAAGATTCAACCGAAATCGTTCCAGGATTAGCAAAAAAGTGGAACATTTCAGAAGATGGGTTGACTTATACATTTGAACTAGAGGAAGGCATTAAATTTCACGATGGAACCGATTTTAATGCAGAGGCTGTAGTAAAAAACTTTGAAAGATGGGCAAAAAGTAAAGATGAAGCTCAATTCGCCTACTATAAGTCTCAGTTTGGAGGATTTGAAGGAGAAGAAAGCGCAGTTATTAAAGAAGTGAAAGCTGTTGATAAACATAAAGTAGAGTTTACATTAAGTCGCCCACAAGGACCGTTTCTGAAAAATTTAGCCATGTCTCCATTTGCAATTTCAAGTCCTGCAGCAATCGAGAAATTTGGAGATAAATACAAAGAAAATCCCGTTGGAACAGGTCCTTTCAAATTTGAAAGCTGGAAACGAAATGATACGATTACGGTTGTGAAAAACGAGGATTATTGGAAAAAAGGACTTCCCAAAGTAGATAAAGTGATTTTCAAAGTAATTGAGGATAACTCGGCACGGTTAAATGCTTTAATTAAAGGAGAGTTAGATTTAATTGATGGCTTAAATCCTAGTGATGTAGGAAAAGTAAAGGAAACAAAGGATTTGAAAATCTTTGAAAGACCATCTATGAATGTAGGATACTTAGGCTTTAATGTAGAAAAGGAACCATTTAATAATGTGAAAGTTCGCCAAGCACTAAACCATGCTGTCAATAAAGAAGCATTAATTAAAAACTGCTTCTTCGCTGTTTAA
- a CDS encoding ABC transporter ATP-binding protein: MTEPLLQVHNLRKSFPIHGGIFGKKIGEVRAVDGVSFQIQKGETLGLVGESGCGKSTTGRMILRLLDPTEGRILFEGKELTELSKREMRKMRKEMQMVFQDPYASLNPRHTVEKILEEPLIVHGMKNKQDRKKRVHELLEIVGLNSFHAKRYPHQFSGGQRQRIGIARALAVQPKLIIADEPVSALDVSIQAQVLNLLQDLQKDFDLTYLFIAHDLGVVRHISDRVGVMYLGRIVELSESDKLYRSPKHPYTQALLSAVPIPDVDHHIDRMILEGDVPSPSKPSSGCPFHTRCPKVMKACSSELPPFKEVKNGHYVACHLFE, from the coding sequence ATGACTGAGCCATTATTACAAGTACATAATCTGCGAAAAAGCTTTCCTATTCATGGTGGGATCTTTGGGAAAAAGATTGGAGAAGTCCGAGCTGTGGACGGTGTGAGCTTTCAAATTCAAAAAGGAGAAACATTAGGATTAGTAGGGGAAAGTGGATGTGGAAAATCCACAACAGGTCGTATGATCCTTAGATTGTTGGATCCGACAGAGGGAAGGATCCTCTTTGAAGGGAAAGAATTAACTGAATTATCCAAAAGAGAAATGAGGAAAATGAGAAAGGAAATGCAGATGGTCTTTCAAGATCCATACGCCTCATTGAATCCCCGACATACTGTTGAGAAAATTTTAGAAGAACCGCTAATCGTTCATGGGATGAAAAATAAGCAAGATCGAAAGAAACGAGTGCATGAATTATTAGAAATTGTCGGGTTAAACAGCTTTCACGCAAAACGATATCCCCATCAGTTTAGTGGTGGTCAGAGGCAAAGAATTGGAATCGCTAGAGCATTAGCTGTTCAGCCGAAATTAATTATTGCAGATGAACCTGTATCTGCTTTAGATGTTTCGATTCAAGCACAAGTATTAAATTTATTACAGGATTTACAAAAGGATTTTGATTTAACTTATCTATTCATTGCGCATGATTTAGGGGTTGTTCGTCATATAAGCGATCGTGTCGGGGTTATGTACCTTGGAAGAATAGTTGAACTATCTGAAAGTGACAAATTATATCGATCCCCGAAGCACCCATATACTCAAGCACTTTTATCAGCCGTGCCTATTCCAGATGTGGATCATCACATCGACCGAATGATTTTAGAAGGAGATGTCCCAAGTCCATCTAAACCATCGAGTGGATGTCCATTTCATACACGTTGTCCCAAAGTAATGAAAGCGTGTTCATCTGAGCTTCCGCCATTTAAAGAAGTGAAGAATGGTCATTACGTAGCTTGTCATCTTTTTGAATGA
- a CDS encoding ABC transporter ATP-binding protein, translating into MAQRLLEIKDLQTSFHTDDGKVTVVNGVNFQVAKGEIVGIVGESGCGKSVTSLSILGLIPKATSEIKGEILFNSENLIAASEKRMRKLRGNEIAMIFQEPMTSLNPVFTIGEQLSEVLKIHNKSLTKKQAKLRAIEMLKKVGLPRAEELMKEYPHQLSGGMRQRVMIAIAMICVPELLIADEPTTALDVTIQAQILDLMRKLNSETNTAIMLITHDLGVVAEMCHRIIVMYSGKVVEEADVRTIFKDAKHPYTIGLIKSVPDMRNKIDRLYSIPGNVPKPGSIQKGCHFAPRCTHAIQKCLEKTPKLTNVSQNQKVRCWLYTEEGEQIND; encoded by the coding sequence ATGGCTCAACGATTATTGGAGATTAAGGATCTGCAAACTTCCTTTCATACAGATGATGGGAAAGTAACGGTTGTGAATGGGGTGAATTTTCAAGTTGCGAAAGGGGAGATAGTAGGAATTGTCGGAGAGTCAGGCTGTGGAAAAAGTGTGACCTCACTTTCGATATTAGGTCTTATTCCAAAGGCCACAAGTGAAATTAAAGGGGAAATTTTATTCAATAGTGAAAATTTAATAGCAGCAAGCGAGAAAAGAATGAGGAAACTTCGGGGGAATGAAATCGCTATGATTTTTCAGGAACCTATGACAAGTCTTAACCCAGTTTTTACAATAGGGGAGCAATTATCAGAAGTGCTAAAAATACATAATAAAAGTTTGACGAAGAAACAAGCGAAATTGCGAGCAATTGAAATGCTAAAAAAAGTCGGATTGCCACGAGCAGAAGAATTAATGAAGGAATATCCCCACCAGCTTTCAGGGGGAATGAGGCAAAGAGTGATGATTGCTATTGCTATGATTTGTGTACCAGAATTACTTATCGCTGATGAACCTACTACGGCATTAGATGTGACCATACAAGCACAAATTCTTGATTTAATGAGAAAGTTAAATTCGGAAACAAATACGGCAATTATGCTCATTACCCATGATTTGGGAGTTGTAGCGGAGATGTGCCATCGCATCATCGTGATGTATTCTGGCAAAGTGGTTGAGGAAGCGGATGTCCGAACAATTTTCAAAGATGCCAAACATCCCTATACGATTGGTTTGATTAAATCAGTACCAGATATGAGAAATAAAATAGACCGCCTATACTCCATACCGGGAAATGTACCGAAACCTGGTTCCATCCAAAAGGGCTGCCATTTCGCCCCACGCTGTACCCATGCAATTCAAAAATGTTTGGAAAAGACACCTAAATTAACGAATGTTTCGCAAAATCAAAAGGTTAGATGTTGGTTATATACTGAAGAGGGAGAACAAATAAATGACTGA